In one Rhodococcus sp. B50 genomic region, the following are encoded:
- the pgeF gene encoding peptidoglycan editing factor PgeF has translation MTAPHRLLRARRVVTTRAGGVSAAPYDSFNLADHVGDDPAAVAANRRRLASVIGLPPERFVWMEQIHSRNVTVVDGPVTEPVPATDALVTREPGLALATLSADCVSILLSDEVAGVIAAVHAGRVGARIGILPRVLDVMVDLGARPDRIGALLGPAASGRHYEVPAAMRADVEAHLPGSATRTSRGTPGLDLRAGLRRQLVEHGVTAVVEDPRCTIEDTALFSHRRSAPTGRFASVVWLEETGEVGTA, from the coding sequence TTGACGGCTCCGCATCGACTGCTGCGCGCCCGCCGGGTCGTGACGACTCGGGCCGGCGGGGTGTCCGCGGCTCCGTACGACAGTTTCAACCTCGCCGACCACGTCGGTGACGACCCGGCCGCGGTCGCCGCCAACCGGCGGCGGCTCGCGTCCGTCATCGGGCTGCCGCCGGAACGGTTCGTCTGGATGGAGCAGATCCACAGCCGCAACGTCACCGTGGTCGACGGCCCGGTGACCGAACCGGTTCCGGCCACCGATGCGCTCGTCACGCGCGAGCCCGGGCTCGCGCTCGCGACCCTCAGTGCCGACTGCGTGTCGATCCTGTTGTCCGACGAGGTCGCCGGGGTGATCGCTGCCGTGCACGCCGGTCGTGTCGGCGCGCGCATCGGGATCCTTCCGCGCGTCCTCGACGTCATGGTCGACCTCGGAGCCCGCCCCGACCGGATCGGCGCACTGCTCGGACCGGCGGCGAGCGGACGGCACTACGAGGTGCCCGCGGCCATGAGAGCCGACGTCGAGGCCCACCTGCCGGGCAGCGCGACCCGCACGAGTCGCGGCACGCCCGGTCTCGATCTGCGTGCCGGTCTCCGCCGGCAACTCGTCGAGCACGGCGTGACGGCCGTGGTCGAGGATCCGCGGTGCACGATCGAGGACACCGCCCTGTTCAGTCACCGGCGCTCGGCACCCACCGGCAGGTTCGCCTCGGTCGTGTGGCTCGAGGAGACAGGCGAGGTGGGGACGGCGTGA
- a CDS encoding cell division protein FtsQ/DivIB has translation MRLRTVLVGAGAVVVLLGAIAVAWLSPLLSVRAIEVTGIDVVTYDEVVDALEVAEGTPLLRVDTAAAAQRVATIPRAASVRVQRVYPSTVRVTVTEREAMVFFDAPDGTHSVDIEGVDFAVEPPPMFTPRLVTPSPGTGDPATRAAVEVLDMLPPDLRVQVETIEAPTASDISLVLTDGRVVVWGGVDRSDRKAAVVGPLLTQPGERFDVASPDLPTVR, from the coding sequence GTGCGGTTGCGCACCGTGCTCGTCGGGGCGGGGGCCGTCGTGGTACTCCTCGGAGCGATCGCGGTGGCCTGGTTGTCGCCGTTGCTATCCGTGCGGGCGATCGAGGTGACCGGGATCGACGTCGTCACCTACGACGAGGTGGTCGACGCGCTCGAGGTCGCCGAGGGCACACCGCTGTTGCGGGTCGATACGGCGGCGGCGGCGCAGCGTGTCGCGACGATTCCGCGCGCGGCCTCGGTCCGGGTGCAGCGGGTGTATCCCTCCACCGTGCGCGTGACGGTCACGGAGCGGGAGGCGATGGTCTTCTTCGACGCGCCCGACGGTACCCACTCGGTCGACATCGAGGGGGTCGACTTCGCGGTCGAGCCGCCGCCGATGTTCACTCCGCGACTGGTGACGCCGTCGCCCGGCACGGGTGATCCCGCGACCCGCGCCGCCGTGGAGGTGCTCGACATGCTGCCGCCCGACCTGCGCGTTCAGGTCGAGACGATCGAAGCGCCGACGGCCTCCGACATCTCACTCGTCCTCACCGACGGGCGTGTCGTGGTGTGGGGTGGAGTCGATCGTTCGGACCGGAAGGCGGCGGTCGTCGGTCCGCTCCTGACGCAGCCGGGGGAGCGATTCGATGTGGCGAGTCCCGACCTGCCGACGGTGAGGTGA
- the ftsZ gene encoding cell division protein FtsZ, translating to MTPPHNYLAVIKVVGIGGGGVNAVNRMIEQGLKGVEFIAVNTDAQALLMSDADVKLDVGRELTRGLGAGADPEVGRKAAEDHKDEIEEVLKGADMVFVTAGEGGGTGTGGAPVVASIARKLGALTVGVVTRPFSFEGKRRGGQADTGIQTLRESCDTLIVIPNDRLLQLGDAAVSLMDAFRSADEVLLNGVQGITDLITTPGLINVDFADVKGVMSGAGSALMGIGSSRGEGRAIKAAEAAINSPLLEASMEGARGVLLSIAGGSDLGLFEINEAASLVQEAAHIDANIIFGTVIDDSLGDEVRVTVIAAGFEGGTPARRPVEVGQQQPGQSQQPQQQQPSGRPGAIGVARAGELGRPEREAVEPTPVRDPAPVAGGQPPAGGNNAPRSVDIDDDGDDDVDVPIFMRR from the coding sequence ATGACGCCCCCGCACAACTACCTCGCCGTAATCAAGGTCGTCGGTATCGGCGGTGGCGGCGTGAACGCGGTCAACCGCATGATCGAGCAGGGACTCAAGGGAGTCGAGTTCATTGCCGTCAATACCGACGCGCAGGCACTGCTCATGTCGGATGCCGACGTCAAGCTCGACGTCGGTCGCGAATTGACCCGCGGACTCGGCGCCGGCGCAGACCCGGAGGTCGGTCGCAAGGCCGCCGAAGACCACAAGGACGAGATCGAAGAGGTGCTCAAGGGTGCCGACATGGTCTTCGTGACAGCGGGCGAGGGCGGTGGAACCGGTACCGGCGGTGCACCCGTCGTCGCGAGCATCGCCCGCAAGCTCGGCGCGCTCACCGTCGGTGTCGTCACGCGTCCGTTCTCGTTCGAGGGCAAGCGCCGCGGAGGGCAGGCCGACACCGGCATCCAGACGCTGCGCGAGTCCTGCGACACGCTCATCGTCATCCCCAACGACCGGCTCCTGCAGCTCGGCGACGCCGCCGTCAGCCTCATGGACGCCTTCCGTTCCGCCGACGAGGTACTTCTCAACGGTGTGCAGGGCATCACCGACCTGATCACCACCCCGGGTCTGATCAACGTCGACTTCGCCGACGTCAAGGGCGTCATGTCGGGCGCCGGCTCGGCGTTGATGGGTATCGGCTCGTCGCGCGGCGAGGGTCGTGCCATCAAGGCTGCCGAGGCGGCGATCAACTCGCCGCTGCTCGAGGCGTCGATGGAAGGCGCGCGTGGCGTGCTGCTGTCGATCGCGGGCGGCTCCGATCTCGGCCTGTTCGAGATCAACGAGGCTGCCTCGCTCGTGCAGGAGGCCGCGCACATCGACGCCAACATCATCTTCGGCACGGTCATCGACGACTCGCTCGGCGACGAGGTCCGAGTGACCGTCATCGCCGCCGGGTTCGAGGGCGGGACTCCTGCCCGCCGTCCCGTCGAGGTGGGTCAGCAGCAGCCGGGTCAGTCGCAGCAGCCGCAGCAGCAACAGCCGTCCGGCCGTCCCGGTGCGATCGGTGTCGCGCGCGCCGGCGAACTCGGCCGGCCGGAGCGTGAAGCCGTCGAGCCGACCCCGGTGCGGGATCCCGCGCCCGTGGCCGGCGGACAGCCTCCGGCGGGAGGGAACAACGCACCGCGCAGCGTGGACATCGACGACGACGGTGACGACGACGTCGACGTGCCGATCTTCATGCGCCGTTGA
- the ftsW gene encoding putative lipid II flippase FtsW, whose product MTSRAGATRSGAGSDDPVAGVRGRFGAWLARPLASFHLVVTIAVLLTVLGLVMVLSSSSVGAVAAAGSAYGLFTSQLIFAALGMVIFYIALQIPVRLMRRFAFPAFAFSVVLLVLVLIPGIGTVSQGTRGWFVIAGISLQPAEIAKITLAVWGAHLLASRRGENSTLREMLVPLVPAALLVTGLIVLQPDLGTTVSIVIIVLALLWFAGLPLKVFLGIVGTAATLAVILALTAGYRSQRVRAFFNPGDDPQGAGYQARQAKFSLADGGLWGRGLGQSRAKWSYLPNAHNDFIFAIIGEELGFLGGVAVIGLFGLFAYVGLRIAMRSADPFLRLFTATATTWIIGQAFINIGYVVGLLPVTGLQLPLVSAGGTSTATTLLMFGLIANAARHEPEAIAALHAGQDGRFARLLRLRKPEAYRAGRTPARTAAARPPRSRVAAPERTAPAASRGRGSRKRQPQVPTERQRGAAQDRRAAASRAQPADGTGRARRTQPAREPARGRQQTNRTTRGSNGRNGERGNRR is encoded by the coding sequence GTGACCTCTCGGGCAGGCGCGACTCGGTCGGGGGCCGGCTCCGACGATCCGGTGGCGGGAGTCCGCGGCCGGTTCGGAGCCTGGTTGGCGCGGCCGCTCGCGTCCTTCCACCTCGTGGTGACGATCGCCGTGTTGCTCACCGTGCTCGGACTCGTCATGGTCCTGTCCTCGTCGAGCGTCGGTGCGGTGGCCGCGGCGGGGTCGGCCTACGGGTTGTTCACCTCGCAGTTGATCTTCGCCGCCCTCGGCATGGTGATCTTCTACATCGCGCTGCAGATCCCGGTGCGTCTGATGAGGCGGTTCGCCTTCCCGGCATTCGCGTTCTCGGTCGTGCTGCTGGTGCTCGTGCTCATCCCCGGTATCGGCACCGTCTCCCAGGGCACCCGGGGCTGGTTCGTCATTGCCGGCATCTCGTTGCAACCGGCCGAGATCGCCAAGATCACCCTCGCCGTGTGGGGTGCGCACCTGCTGGCCTCACGCCGCGGCGAGAACTCCACCCTGCGCGAGATGCTCGTTCCGCTCGTCCCGGCAGCCCTGCTCGTGACCGGCCTGATCGTGCTGCAGCCCGACCTCGGCACCACCGTCTCGATCGTGATCATCGTGCTCGCCCTGCTGTGGTTCGCGGGCCTGCCGCTCAAGGTCTTCCTCGGCATCGTCGGCACCGCCGCCACACTCGCAGTGATCCTGGCCCTGACGGCCGGTTACCGCTCGCAGCGTGTGCGGGCCTTCTTCAATCCCGGGGACGATCCGCAGGGCGCCGGTTACCAGGCACGACAGGCGAAGTTCTCCCTCGCGGACGGCGGTCTGTGGGGCCGCGGCCTCGGCCAGAGCCGCGCGAAGTGGAGTTATCTGCCCAACGCCCACAACGACTTCATCTTCGCGATCATCGGCGAGGAACTCGGCTTCCTCGGCGGGGTGGCCGTCATCGGCCTGTTCGGTCTGTTCGCCTATGTCGGGCTGCGTATCGCGATGCGTTCGGCCGATCCCTTCCTGCGTCTGTTCACCGCGACGGCGACGACGTGGATCATCGGCCAGGCCTTCATCAACATCGGTTACGTCGTGGGGTTGCTGCCCGTGACCGGTTTGCAGTTGCCGCTCGTGTCGGCCGGGGGCACGTCGACGGCCACCACCCTGCTGATGTTCGGCCTGATCGCGAACGCGGCCAGACACGAACCCGAGGCGATCGCGGCGCTGCACGCGGGGCAGGACGGCCGGTTCGCGCGATTGCTGCGCCTGCGCAAGCCCGAGGCCTACCGGGCCGGTCGCACACCGGCGCGTACGGCCGCAGCGCGGCCGCCGCGATCGCGGGTCGCGGCACCCGAGCGCACCGCTCCCGCAGCGTCGCGCGGTAGAGGATCGCGCAAGCGGCAGCCTCAGGTGCCGACCGAACGGCAACGTGGAGCGGCGCAGGACCGTCGGGCGGCCGCGAGTCGCGCGCAACCGGCGGACGGAACCGGCCGGGCCCGGCGCACACAACCCGCGCGGGAACCGGCCCGCGGCCGGCAGCAGACGAACCGCACGACACGCGGATCGAACGGACGAAACGGAGAGCGAGGGAACCGTAGGTGA
- the murG gene encoding undecaprenyldiphospho-muramoylpentapeptide beta-N-acetylglucosaminyltransferase, which yields MSAERPALSVVVAGGGTAGHIEPALAVADAVRALVPDARITALGTERGLETTLVPRRGYPLELVPPVPLPRKPTVDLLKLPGRIVASVRRTRQILDEVDADVVVGFGGYVALPAYLAAEAGPLRRRRRIPVIVHEANASAGIANRIGALRAERVLAAVPNSGIVRRGDAQIVGIPVRSSLTGLDRAGLRAEARRYFGLPDDVPVLLVFGGSQGARSLNEAVSGASAALAEAGIAVLHAHGPKNTVDIPAHPGHARAPYVAVPYLERMDLAYSAADAVVCRSGAMTVAEVSAVGLPAVYVPLPHGNGEQELNARPVVAAGGGRIVADGDLNSDYVATDVVSLLGDEQRLVEMGRSAAAAGHRSAADELARIVLEVAGVEPNRSER from the coding sequence GTGAGTGCGGAGAGGCCGGCACTGTCGGTGGTGGTGGCCGGAGGTGGTACGGCCGGGCATATCGAACCGGCGCTCGCGGTGGCCGATGCCGTCCGCGCACTCGTGCCCGATGCGCGGATCACGGCGCTCGGCACCGAGCGCGGACTCGAGACGACCCTGGTGCCGCGACGCGGCTACCCACTCGAACTCGTCCCGCCGGTGCCGCTGCCCCGCAAGCCGACGGTGGATCTGCTGAAGCTTCCGGGCCGGATCGTCGCGTCGGTGCGCCGCACCCGGCAGATCCTCGACGAGGTCGACGCGGATGTCGTCGTCGGTTTCGGTGGATATGTGGCGCTGCCGGCCTACCTCGCGGCCGAGGCCGGCCCGCTGCGTCGACGCCGCCGCATCCCCGTGATCGTCCACGAGGCCAACGCGAGCGCGGGCATCGCCAACAGGATCGGAGCCCTGAGGGCGGAACGCGTGCTCGCCGCCGTCCCGAACTCGGGAATCGTCCGGCGCGGTGACGCGCAGATCGTGGGGATCCCGGTCCGGTCGTCCCTCACGGGTCTCGACCGCGCCGGTCTGCGCGCGGAGGCGCGGCGGTACTTCGGTCTGCCCGACGACGTGCCCGTCCTGCTCGTGTTCGGCGGCTCGCAGGGAGCGCGGTCGCTGAACGAGGCCGTGTCCGGCGCGTCCGCCGCGCTTGCGGAGGCCGGCATCGCCGTGCTGCACGCGCACGGACCGAAGAACACCGTCGACATCCCCGCCCATCCCGGTCACGCTCGGGCACCGTACGTCGCCGTGCCCTATCTCGAACGGATGGACCTCGCGTACTCGGCGGCCGACGCGGTGGTGTGCCGATCCGGGGCCATGACGGTCGCGGAGGTCTCGGCGGTGGGGCTGCCCGCGGTGTACGTGCCGCTCCCGCACGGGAACGGCGAACAGGAACTCAACGCCCGTCCGGTCGTCGCGGCAGGTGGTGGGAGGATCGTCGCGGACGGCGACCTGAACTCCGATTATGTCGCGACGGACGTGGTGTCGTTGCTCGGCGACGAGCAGAGACTCGTGGAGATGGGTCGCAGCGCCGCGGCCGCCGGTCATCGCAGTGCCGCGGACGAATTGGCGCGCATAGTGCTCGAGGTTGCCGGAGTGGAACCGAACAGGAGTGAACGATGA
- the murC gene encoding UDP-N-acetylmuramate--L-alanine ligase, with translation MSAQLPAELERVHMVGIGGAGMSGIARILLARGGQVSGSDAKESRGVLALRARGAQVRIGHAAEALDLLDGGPTALVTTFAAIPQDNPELVAARERGIPILLRPTVLASLMRGHRTFLVSGTHGKTSTTSMLVVALQHCGFDPSFAVGGELNESGTNAHHGSGDVFVAEADESDGSLLQYDPNTVILTNIEADHLDYFGTPEAYTAVFDEFVARIAPGGLLVVCLDDPGSAALAERVVALGRDDLRVRGYGTADVIGTEGDHRGVPVGVRLLGWEAKDVGGVAELHLAGEDSPRTVRLSVPGRHMALNALAALLAALEAGAQVDEALEGLAGFGGVHRRFQYTGREHGVRVFDDYAHHPTEVRAVLAAAAELVAGEPLRYTETGTERPRVIVVFQPHLYSRTEAFATEFGAALDLADEVVVLDVYGAREEPIPGVSGALVARAVSRPVHYQPNLSAVPRQVARLTRPGDVVITMGAGDVTMLGRQILDALHSKPGRFRPAGAAPEPGGFRAPGGSGPEPIGP, from the coding sequence ATGAGTGCGCAGTTGCCCGCCGAACTCGAGCGGGTGCACATGGTCGGTATCGGCGGCGCCGGGATGTCGGGCATCGCCCGGATCCTGCTCGCGCGCGGGGGGCAGGTGTCGGGTTCCGACGCGAAGGAGAGCCGCGGTGTGCTCGCCCTGCGGGCACGCGGCGCGCAGGTCCGCATCGGGCACGCCGCCGAGGCGCTCGACCTGCTCGACGGCGGTCCCACAGCTCTGGTCACGACGTTCGCCGCGATCCCGCAGGACAATCCCGAGCTCGTCGCCGCCCGCGAGCGGGGGATCCCGATCCTGTTACGCCCCACCGTGCTCGCCTCCCTGATGCGCGGACACCGCACCTTCCTGGTCTCGGGCACACACGGCAAGACTTCGACGACGTCGATGCTCGTCGTCGCGCTACAGCACTGCGGCTTCGATCCCTCCTTCGCGGTGGGCGGTGAACTCAACGAGTCCGGGACCAACGCACACCACGGCAGCGGGGACGTCTTCGTCGCCGAAGCCGACGAGAGCGACGGTTCGCTACTGCAGTACGACCCGAACACCGTCATCCTCACGAACATCGAGGCCGATCACCTCGACTACTTCGGGACGCCGGAGGCGTACACGGCGGTCTTCGACGAGTTCGTCGCCCGCATCGCGCCAGGTGGTCTGCTGGTCGTGTGCCTCGACGATCCCGGATCGGCGGCGCTCGCGGAGCGGGTCGTCGCGCTCGGCCGCGACGACCTGCGGGTTCGGGGCTACGGCACGGCCGATGTCATCGGCACGGAGGGTGATCACCGCGGCGTTCCCGTCGGCGTGCGGCTCCTCGGCTGGGAGGCCAAGGACGTGGGCGGGGTCGCGGAGCTCCACCTCGCGGGTGAGGATTCGCCGCGGACCGTGCGACTGTCAGTCCCCGGCCGGCACATGGCGTTGAACGCTCTGGCCGCGCTGCTCGCCGCGCTCGAAGCCGGAGCGCAGGTCGACGAGGCTCTCGAGGGACTGGCCGGTTTCGGCGGCGTGCACCGGCGGTTCCAGTACACCGGCCGCGAACACGGCGTGCGGGTGTTCGACGACTACGCCCACCATCCCACCGAGGTCCGGGCCGTGCTGGCGGCCGCAGCCGAACTCGTCGCGGGGGAGCCGCTGCGCTACACCGAGACCGGCACCGAACGGCCCCGTGTGATCGTGGTGTTCCAGCCGCACCTCTATTCGCGCACCGAAGCGTTCGCCACCGAGTTCGGCGCGGCTCTCGACCTCGCCGACGAGGTCGTCGTGCTCGACGTCTACGGCGCGCGGGAGGAACCGATCCCCGGGGTGAGCGGCGCCCTGGTCGCCCGGGCGGTGAGCAGACCGGTGCACTACCAGCCGAACCTGTCCGCGGTTCCCCGGCAGGTCGCACGTCTGACCAGGCCCGGCGACGTCGTGATCACGATGGGCGCGGGTGACGTCACGATGCTCGGCAGGCAGATCCTCGACGCACTGCACAGCAAACCGGGCCGCTTCCGTCCGGCCGGGGCCGCACCCGAGCCCGGCGGATTCCGCGCACCCGGCGGTTCCGGACCGGAGCCGATCGGCCCGTGA